CAAGGCGAAGGACGCCAAGGCCAAGGACGCGAAAGCCAAAGGCTGACGCCGCGATGAAGCGATAATTCCGGGCGTCGGGCGGGGTTGAAACGACCCCCGCCCGCCCCTAGATTGTCCTCGTCGGGATGGCACTCCCCCCTCATGGCCTCCCGACTGGTGCACTTCGGTGCACCTCCTCCCTGAACCTTGGCCACCTCGTGCATTTTGCACGAGGTGGTTTTTTCTTGTCCGGTTGTGGCTACTCGGCGGCCAGCGGCTGGGCGCTACCGCGCCCCAATGTCGCAACCGCATCGCCCAGCTCGCGCACCAGGCCGGTCAGCAATCGGACGATTGCGGGCGCCCGCGCCGAAGGTTCTGCGAAAGCCGCATCGAGATAAGTCGTCCGGCACAGCTCCAGCTGGATCGCATGAAGCCCGCGCTGGGGCGCGGCATGGCGGTCGAGAATATAGCCGCCGGCATAGGGGCGATTGTGCGCTGCACGACGCTCATTCCGCGCCAGATAGGCCAGGGCCTGCGCCGACAGGGCGTGATCGCTGGCCGCGCCAAACCGGTCGCCGACGACGAATTCCGCCGGGCGATCGCCGGGAACGCGCGGCTTCAGCGGCGGCATCGAATGCAGATCGAGCAGCAGGGCCGCGCCCCAGCGATCGCGCAAGGCATCCAGCGCCTCCGCCAAGGCCCGGTGGTATGGCCGATGGATCTGTTCGATCCGCGCATCCAGATCGACCCGCGCAATCGGCCCCTTCCAGATTTCACCCAGCCCGCCTAGCCGCCGCGGAACCAGCCCCAGCCCGCTGCGCGACCGCCGGTTATGCAGCGAATGGCGGACCGGGCCGGGCGGCGGCCCCTGCACCATCGACCAGTCGACATCCTCGCAGGAACGGTTGAGATCGATCATCGCGCGCGGCGCATGGGCCACCAGCAGCCCGGCACCCGTGGCGGCGGCAATGTCGCGCGCCAGCAGGTCGACGTGGCGATCCTCCAGCCGCAGCGCGCTATATCCCGGATCGCGCATCGCCTCGCGCAGAGCGGGCGGATAGACTTTTCCGGCA
The nucleotide sequence above comes from Pelagerythrobacter marensis. Encoded proteins:
- a CDS encoding N-formylglutamate amidohydrolase encodes the protein MHDQRSAPDPAGTVFGGAIPGSGAGAGEPAFALHLPADTPIPVLIAAPHAGKVYPPALREAMRDPGYSALRLEDRHVDLLARDIAAATGAGLLVAHAPRAMIDLNRSCEDVDWSMVQGPPPGPVRHSLHNRRSRSGLGLVPRRLGGLGEIWKGPIARVDLDARIEQIHRPYHRALAEALDALRDRWGAALLLDLHSMPPLKPRVPGDRPAEFVVGDRFGAASDHALSAQALAYLARNERRAAHNRPYAGGYILDRHAAPQRGLHAIQLELCRTTYLDAAFAEPSARAPAIVRLLTGLVRELGDAVATLGRGSAQPLAAE